In Aquincola tertiaricarbonis, the genomic stretch CTGTTTGAAGTCTCGCAAGAGCCGCAGCCCATCCGGCTTCCGGCCGAGCTGACCGACACGCCCGCCGGCTGATCCTTATGACCGCACCGGGAACCACGATGGCACATCCGACCCGGTGCCGCCTGTTGGGAGACAGGCCCTTTCAACAGCGATAGCCCACGCTGACGAATGTGCCAGGGAGCTGGCCAGCTGCCATAGGAGTGATGCCCTGCAGCTGGACCGGTGGGCCGGGTGAGAGCCCCGGGTTCTTACGCATGGCGGCCGAGCGCCGCCAGCCGTGAGAGCTGCGACCACCGACATGCAACACGTCTACACCACCTCCGCGCTGGCCGAGCTGCTGGACTGCGAGGAAACCACCGTCAAAGACCGCGCCGTGGCCGGCGACCTGCCGGGCATCAAGATCGGCCGCAGCTGGGTTTTCCCGGCCGAGGCGCTGCACCAGGCGCTGAACGAGCTGGCCATGCGCGAAGCCGCTGCCCGCCGCGCGCCGGCCCCGCGCGCCGCGGTGGCCACGGCCGGCCGGGCCGCGCCGAAGCGCCGTGCGCCGCCGCCCCTTCCTTCCCTCTCCTGACCACCACCAGCACCATGCGACTGACACCTATCGCGCTGGCCATCGCCCTTCTCGTGGCGACATCGGCCCACGCCATCACCGTTGTTCCGGCCCGGCCCATCCCGGTGATGCCGCGCCCTGCGCCGGCCCGGCCCATCACGCCGGCGCCGAAGCCGGCGCCGGTACCGGCCAAGCCTGCCCAGCCGCCTGCGGCCGCACCCACTGCGCCGGCCTGGTCCTGGGTGCCCTTTTTCGGCTCTACCACCAAGAAGCCCAAGTGCGATGACCGCAAGGGCGACAACTGCAAGAAGGAAGGACGATGAGCGACTACAACACGGCCCTGCTGGTCGATCACACGGCGATGGGCGCTGCCGAGCTGATGGGCGTGGCCCTCACCGCCGGCCCGGCCCATGCACCGCGCGCCCCTGCGGACCTGACCGACCCGGCCGGCCGCAATGTCTTCGGCATGCTGCGCGCCGTCGAGTGGGAGGCCGCCACGCGCATGCTGAACGCCGTGGTGCGGCAAGGCCCGAAGACAGCGGCGGCCGGCATCGACATCGACCATGTGATGCGGCTGGTGGGCATCGTCGCCCTGATGAGCGCCCCGAAGCTGGCCACGGTGCTGAAGGGCATCGACATGGACCAGCCCCACAACCTGGCCATCGGCGTGCCGCTGCACATTGAAAGCGCGCAGCAGCTGGTGGCCTATCTCGAAACCGGCGCCGCCGTCGCGCGCCCGCTCGAAGAGTGGGACGAGTCGATGGGCGACTGCCTGTGGTGGAAATTCCCGGTCGAGGAGGCCTGCTACGTGGGGCATCCCAACTGCGACGACTGGCCCGGCTACCACACCCACTTCACCCCCCACCCGGCCATGCCGGTGATGGGCGAGCCGCAGGTGGACCCGGCATGAGCTGCGCGAACCCCTGCACCACCATGTGCGCCGGCTGCGAAACCCGTGTGACGCAGGCCCCGCGCGATCCGCTGGACAAGTCGCACGTCAGGCGCATCGCCCGCGCCGTGCCGGTGGCGGTCCTGCAGGCGCTGGATCACCTCCGCGCCG encodes the following:
- a CDS encoding helix-turn-helix domain-containing protein, with amino-acid sequence MQHVYTTSALAELLDCEETTVKDRAVAGDLPGIKIGRSWVFPAEALHQALNELAMREAAARRAPAPRAAVATAGRAAPKRRAPPPLPSLS